DNA sequence from the Methanolobus psychrophilus R15 genome:
AAGGGACACACCGTATTAAAGTCGTGACTGAGAACGGCCTGTCAGCATATGATACTTATTTTGTGTAAGCCAGACGGTGTCATATTTATATAGTATTGTCAATATATTATAATCTCGATTATATTCTTGAATTCACGACCAGACGGTAAGAAAGCATGAAAAACAACAACTTTCTCACAATGGGAACCTTTTCCAAGTGCCAAAAGGCAGAGACTGCCATAACGCACATGATCTTTTTCATTGTGGCCATCATTCTGGCTATGGGAGTCATCACAGTCCTTTCTGCTGATGTGCAGTCTATCGTCTCATCTTCCTCTGTGAACAGCAAACTGATAGCACAACAGATGAGGACCGATATAACAATAGTGAACGATCCCTTGATGGTGCCCTATGACATTCCAGGCAACAGCTATACTTTTTATGCAAAGAACACAGGCAGGACCGAGTTAACACCAGAGTTTATAACAGTGCTTGTAGACGGAATTATGGTTGCACCTTCAAATATGGAACTTGAACTTCTCGATGGTGATGTGGTGTGGAGGCCCGGTGATGTTCTTGTGTTACGTGTGATCCCAAGCCCCAGCCCCCTTGATCCCGGGGACCATCGCATCCTTGTCGTCGCAGATAACGGGAAGTCCGGCAGCATGAGCTTCAAAACATAACGGAGAAAAAATGGTAAAGATATGTTCATTCGACATTCCCAGGGACGAGCTCAATGGGAAACTGGGCGGCGGTTTTCCTGTAGGCTCACTTGTAGTGATAGAAGGTGGGAGCGGCGGTGGCAAGAGTTCCATCTCACAACGCCTTTCATTTGGGCTTAATGAGAATAAAGTAAGTGTTACACTCATATCCACTCAGATGACAACAAAGGGTTTCATCAACCAGATGTACTCAATGGACTATCCCATAGCCGCTTACCTGCTGAATGGTTCTCTTCTGTACATCCCGGTAATTCCGCTCGTCCAGGCAGCAAAGTCGAGGTTCGATTTCCTTGAGAGACTGATGGCTGCAGAAGAGCTATTCGAAAAAGATGTTGTTATAATTGACACGATCTCTTCGCTCATAAAATACAGTGCAAATACGGAAAAGAGCCTTGATCTCATCTCTTTTTTCAAGAAGCTCAATGGAATGGGGAAGGTGATAATCCTCACTATAGAGCCCAACCAGCTTGATGAGGACATAGCTTCAATGTTCAGATCATCCTGCGATGTTTACATCACTCTTAAATCGAGACCCCTTGGAAGCGAGGTCAAGCGTACTATTGTTGTGAACAAGTTCACGGGGGCAAAAGGCCCGGTGGGCCAGATGATAGGTTTCAGGATAGAACCAAGGGTTGGCCTGGTAGTGGAGATAGCGTCCGTATCATGAGGTCCGTGGAAGGTGATTGAATGGATCTGGAGTTTGAGAAAGCCATACAGAGAAATCCGCATCTGGGTGAATATGTACGGAAGTTCATGCGGGAGAACGGTGCTGATGAACCTGTTTTCATGGTAAAGCTTTCCAAGGACCTAAATAAGGAAAATGTAAATCTCATCCTGCCTGTGGGGGATCCTGTCTTCATTCACCTCTATGGCACTTCCGAACTGGGAGAGGTTCGCTACTACAGCATAGAGCCATTGTTGAACGACCTGGAGAAACAAAAGTACGATATCATCCTGAGCATCATCCTTGAAAAGTCGGCTAACGAATCCCTGCCTGATTCCGAGAGCGAGTTAAAGGAACTAATAATAAGGCTCCTTGACGAATCTGTTGATATCGGTGCCGGAGGGAGCATCGAAGCTGATGATAAGAAAGGCAAGTTCGATATATTGAGCAAACTAATACCTGTGCAGAAAAAAGTTCCTTTAACCCAGAATGAATACAACAAGCTGCTCTACCATATAGAAAGGAACATTATCGGTTCCGGTCCCATAGAACCTGTTATCAGGGACCCGTATCTTGAAGATATCAGCAGCATTGGCGTGAACAATGTGTTCATTGTCCACAAGATATTCGATACAATTAAAACAGACCTGACCTTCGGGGATGAGAAAGGTCTTGACAACTGGCTCAGGAGCATGAGTGAGCGTATCGGCCGCCCTGTAAGCGATGCCCGCCCTATTGCAGATGGTGCACTGCCCGACGGGTCACGTATCAACATCATCTACAGTATAGATATCAGTAGACGTGGTAGTAGTTTCACGATGCGTAAGTTCAGTGAGGTCCCTGTCAGCATCATCCAGCTCATCAACTGGGGTGCATTAAGTGCTGAAGCGGCTGCCTATATGTGGATGTGTCTTGAGAACGGTATGAGTGTCTTTTTCAGTGGGGAAACTGCCAGTGGAAAGACTACAATGCTTAATGCCTGCCTTGCGTTCGTCAATCCCAGGGCAAAGGTATTCAGTGCCGAGGATACGGCTGAAGTCCAGCCTCCCCAGCCAGTATGGCAGCAGCTGATCACGCGTGAGGAAGGTCCTGTGGATTCCAGGGTGGATACGTTCACTCTGCTCAAGGCTGCTTTGCGTTCCAGGCCGAATTATATAATCGTAGGTGAGATCCGTGGAGCCGAAGGTAACGTGGCTTTCCAAGGCATGCAGACCGGGCACCCCGTCCTGGCAACCTTCCACGCATCTGCTGTCACTAAGATGATACAGCGCCTGACAGCTGATCCTATCAATGTCCCTGTGACCTTCATCGATAACCTTAATGTGGCAATGATATTATCCGCCGTCTATCGTAAGGGGAAATTCCTTCGCCGATGTCTTGCCGTAGAGGAAATAGAGGGATACTATGAAGAAGTAGGTGGAGTGGTCACCAGGGCAGTGTTCCAGTGGGACCCCGAAACCGATAAGCATAGCTTCAGGGGCCTGAACAACAGTTACATCCTTGAGAACAAGATAGCCACTAAACTGGGTTATGAGGATAAGAGGCAGATATACCAGGACCTTTTCCTCAGGGCAAGGATACTGGAAGAGATGCGTTCACGGGGTATAGAGGACTACTATGATGTACTTGATATCATAGTGAAGTTCTATAAGCATGGCGTCGATGGCCTGCCTTTCAGCGTGTAGGTGAGCTTCATGAGTTATGAGAAGGCTTTCAAGAACCTTGGCATGGAACCTCTGGTTTACGCAAAGAAATTTGCCTTGCCTATTGTTCTGTTTGGAATTGTGTTCGCCGTTCTCATGTACACGTTGCTTCCTAATCTCTTCGTAGGTCCTGCAAAATACATACCCATACTGGTAACTTTTGCATGCGTTTTTTTCGCCTTTTCATATCCTCTTTCCATTCTTGCTGCAAAGGCCACGCGTATAGATAACAATATGCACTACTACATCACTCAGATGGGTTCCATAGCAACCGCGGAAACTCCCCGTCTCGACATCATCCGTATCGTTTCGGAGAATGACGACTACCGTGAACTTGCGACGGAAACACGGAAAATATATGATCTAGTGACCGTGTGGCACATGAGCCTGGCTGATGCCTGCAGGTTCATATCCAAACGTACTCCTTCTATCATCTTTGAAGACTTCCTCGACAGGTTCGCCCATGCACTCCAGTCAGGGGAGGATGTGAAAAGTTTTCTTTTTGCCGAACAGAACGTGGTCATGAACGAATATGAGTCCATGTACAATGGAGCCCTCTACGCTGTCGAGATAGTAAAGGAAATGTTCGTTTCCCTGGTCATGTCCCTTATCTTCCTGGCCTCTTTTGCAGTCATCATGCCTGTAATTACCGGTATGAACGCGGAATTGCTGATGTCTATTGTTGTTGTGGTCTTCCTTGTGACCGACCTTGTCATGGTTATGTTCACCAGGAGCAAAGTTCCTCAGGATCCGGCATGGAACAGGTCTAATGCATTGACCAAGGATAAGCTCAGACTGTATCGTTCCATTCCCATCTCGATCGGCGGCTGTATAATTGTAGGTATGGCAGTTCTCATGTATGGTAAGATCGAGACCCCTATCGCCGTTGCAATGTTCCTTACTCCTCTGGTTTATACGGGGCATGTTGCACGTAAGATCGAAAAGGGCATCCGTCGGAAAGATGAGAACTTTCCTGCTTTTATCCGCTCCCTTGGCAGCTCTGCAGGTGCCAGGGGAGGCCTGATCGATGATGCATTGAAAGCTCTGCGGTCTCACGATTTTGGCCCTCTTACAACAGATGTCAATAATCTTTATAAGCTGCTGGCGACAAGGATTGATAAATTTGCTTCATGGGACCATTTCGCTGCAAACATCGGGAGTAATCTCATCCAGAGGTTCTCTGTAATGTTTGTCGAGGCAACTAACCTTGGGGGCCAGCCAGATGTTATAGGTGACATCATAGCAACAAATTTCCACAGGATTGTCAACCTGAGGAAAAAAAGGACCCAATCCGCAAACAGCCTTGTGGGTGTCCTCTATGGACTTACGGGAGGAATTGGTTTTACCATGTACATTTCCCTCGGTGTCGTAGGACTGATGCAGGATATGTTCGCAACCGTGGAGATGCCTGCCGGTATGTCCATAGGTATGGTGCTGTACACTAATGTCGGGAACATTACCACTCTTGAGAACATGGTACTTGGAATAATGATTGGCCATTCCCTGATGTCTGCCATTCTCATAAGGATAGTTGACGGAGGCCACATGCTCAGCTCAACCATCGACTTTGTTATCATGGTGTGGATATCAGGAGTAAGTGCAATCGTGACAATGGCAGCAGTGTCCTCGCTTCTTGGGATGACTTGACTGAATAGGATCTCGAAAAGGAAAGGAGTGTCAGGCCCTTCTGCCTGGTAGTGGAGGAGTGTCTTTACCAGTCTATTTCCTCATCTCTTTTTTAATGTGATCTACAATTGCACAGGTCATCTCTTTAGTTGTATAGGCTCCGCCCAGGTCGGGAGTAATTATGCCCTCAGTAAGAGCAGCATCCACAGCTTCCTCAACGAGTGCAGCTTCCGACATGTGCCCCTGCCATTCCAGCATCATCTTAAGGCTCAGTATGGCAGCGATAGGGTTTGCTATGCCTTTTCCTGCGATATCCGGGGCACTTCCGTGAACGGGTTCGAAGAACGCGTGGTTGGTGCCGATATTAGCGCTGGGTAGTAATCCGAGGCTGCCGACGAGTGCTGCAGACATATCGCTGAGGATATCCCCGAAAAGGTTGGTTGTGACTATCACATCGTATTTTTCAGGCGAGCTGATAAGTTTATAGGCCATTG
Encoded proteins:
- a CDS encoding putative flagellar protein G, which produces MKNNNFLTMGTFSKCQKAETAITHMIFFIVAIILAMGVITVLSADVQSIVSSSSVNSKLIAQQMRTDITIVNDPLMVPYDIPGNSYTFYAKNTGRTELTPEFITVLVDGIMVAPSNMELELLDGDVVWRPGDVLVLRVIPSPSPLDPGDHRILVVADNGKSGSMSFKT
- a CDS encoding ATPase yields the protein MVKICSFDIPRDELNGKLGGGFPVGSLVVIEGGSGGGKSSISQRLSFGLNENKVSVTLISTQMTTKGFINQMYSMDYPIAAYLLNGSLLYIPVIPLVQAAKSRFDFLERLMAAEELFEKDVVIIDTISSLIKYSANTEKSLDLISFFKKLNGMGKVIILTIEPNQLDEDIASMFRSSCDVYITLKSRPLGSEVKRTIVVNKFTGAKGPVGQMIGFRIEPRVGLVVEIASVS
- a CDS encoding type II secretion system protein E, whose product is MDLEFEKAIQRNPHLGEYVRKFMRENGADEPVFMVKLSKDLNKENVNLILPVGDPVFIHLYGTSELGEVRYYSIEPLLNDLEKQKYDIILSIILEKSANESLPDSESELKELIIRLLDESVDIGAGGSIEADDKKGKFDILSKLIPVQKKVPLTQNEYNKLLYHIERNIIGSGPIEPVIRDPYLEDISSIGVNNVFIVHKIFDTIKTDLTFGDEKGLDNWLRSMSERIGRPVSDARPIADGALPDGSRINIIYSIDISRRGSSFTMRKFSEVPVSIIQLINWGALSAEAAAYMWMCLENGMSVFFSGETASGKTTMLNACLAFVNPRAKVFSAEDTAEVQPPQPVWQQLITREEGPVDSRVDTFTLLKAALRSRPNYIIVGEIRGAEGNVAFQGMQTGHPVLATFHASAVTKMIQRLTADPINVPVTFIDNLNVAMILSAVYRKGKFLRRCLAVEEIEGYYEEVGGVVTRAVFQWDPETDKHSFRGLNNSYILENKIATKLGYEDKRQIYQDLFLRARILEEMRSRGIEDYYDVLDIIVKFYKHGVDGLPFSV
- a CDS encoding flagellar assembly protein J — protein: MSYEKAFKNLGMEPLVYAKKFALPIVLFGIVFAVLMYTLLPNLFVGPAKYIPILVTFACVFFAFSYPLSILAAKATRIDNNMHYYITQMGSIATAETPRLDIIRIVSENDDYRELATETRKIYDLVTVWHMSLADACRFISKRTPSIIFEDFLDRFAHALQSGEDVKSFLFAEQNVVMNEYESMYNGALYAVEIVKEMFVSLVMSLIFLASFAVIMPVITGMNAELLMSIVVVVFLVTDLVMVMFTRSKVPQDPAWNRSNALTKDKLRLYRSIPISIGGCIIVGMAVLMYGKIETPIAVAMFLTPLVYTGHVARKIEKGIRRKDENFPAFIRSLGSSAGARGGLIDDALKALRSHDFGPLTTDVNNLYKLLATRIDKFASWDHFAANIGSNLIQRFSVMFVEATNLGGQPDVIGDIIATNFHRIVNLRKKRTQSANSLVGVLYGLTGGIGFTMYISLGVVGLMQDMFATVEMPAGMSIGMVLYTNVGNITTLENMVLGIMIGHSLMSAILIRIVDGGHMLSSTIDFVIMVWISGVSAIVTMAAVSSLLGMT